Within Fimbriimonadaceae bacterium, the genomic segment AAGCGGTCCGACGCACCACGGCCTCGAACTCGGACATGCGCTCGAGGCCCCGAGCGTAGTTCGTGCAGATGCCCTCGGTCAACATCGTCCCTTCGGGGGCTTGGTCGAGCCGCGCCGCCACGGCCGCCAGCAAGGACTCGAAACGGGGCCCGGCGCAGCCGATCAAAATGCCCGGATTCGTGCAGAACTGTCCGACTCCCAGCGTCAGCGATTGCGCGTATCCGGTCGCCAGCGCCTCGACGCCGTCCTCCATCGCCGACTCGAGGACGAACAACGGATTCACGCTCCCCATCTCGGCGAAGACCGGGATCGGGCGCGGGCGCGCCGCGGCCGCGTCGAAGAGGGCGCGACCCGCCGCCGCCGAGCCGGTGAAGGCGACCGCCTCGAGGAGCGGGTGCTGCACGAGGTGGCGCCCCGTGGCCGCCCCGCCGTGCACCATCGAGAACACGCCGTCGTGCAAGCCGCACGCGTTTGCCGCCCGCAGGATCGCCCTGGCGGCCAGCTCCGACGTGCCGGGATGCGCCGGATGGGCCTTCACGACCACGGGGCAACCCGCGGCCAGCGCCGAGGCCGTGTCCCCACCCGCCACCGAAAAGGCGAGCGGAAAGTTGCTCGCTCCGAACACCGCGACGGGACCCAGCGCCACGCGCATGCGCCTCACATCCGGCTTGGGCACCGGCTGACGATCGGGCTGCGCCCGGTCGATGCGCGCATCGACCCAAGATCCCTCGCGCAACAGCCCGGCGAACATCCGCAACTGGCCGCACGTGCGTCCGCGCTCGCCTGCCAACCGCGCCGCGGGGAGCGCCGTCTCCTTCTGGGCCCGCTCGAGCAACGAGTCGCCAAGCGCCTCCAACTCGTCGGCGATCGCCTCCAAGAAGCGCGCCCGCTCGGCACCCGACGTCCGGCGGAACGAATCGAACGCTTCGGCTGCCAGAGCCACCGCCTGGTCCACCGCCTGCGGCTCGGATGCGCGAAAGATCGGGTCCAACTTCTCCCCGGTCTGAGGATCGATCGCGTAAAACACATCGCCCCCGGGAACGCCTTCGTGGGAACCGACGAAATGAGTGCCTTGAATCTCCATGCTCGGCCCGATTATGCTCGTTCAACTACCCGAACCGATCCGGGCCGAAGAGATCGAGGGGCACCGCGTGAGGCTCCCCCTCCAGAAGCTGGGCGACCAGGCGGCCGCTGACGGCACCCAGGCTGAACCCCATCATCGCGTGCCCGCATGCGATCGCGCAGTTCGAAAAGCGAGGCGCCACTCCGAGACACGGCAAACCGTCGGGGGTCAACGGCCGACGCCCGGCCCACACGGGAACACCGGCAAAAGTCGCCTCGGAAAACGCCGGGAAGTAGTCGCAGAACGAGCGGCGAATGCCCGCCACCCGGCGATGGGACACCGAAAGGTCGCCCGCCCCGATCTCCATCGTGCCCCCGATCCGGAACGCGCCCCGCATCGGGGTGGCCGCCACGCGCGCCTCCGCAAGGATCACGGACGCCTTTGGCAGTTGGGGCGGGTCCTCGACGGTCATCGTGTACCCCTTCCCTCCCACAAGCGGGATCCGCACGCCTAACTCGGCCGCCAACCCCTCGGACTCGACGCCGCCTGCCACCACGAACCGGTCCCCCTCGACGATTCCTGCGGAAGTGCGCACGGCACGCACGTCCGAACCGTCTTGTTCGAAACCCAGCGCGTCCGTGGACCAGTGGAAGCACACCCCGCGCGCCTCGAGGTCCTTCACGAGCGCCTCGGTGAGGAGGCCGGGCTCCAGGTGCGCATCGTTGCGGTAGTGCACGGCGCCCACGACGTCCATGTCCACCCCCGGTTCGCGCTCGCGCAAGGCAGCCCGGTCCAGCACGTCCACCGTCATGCCGAACGCGCGCCCGTGCTCGGCCAGCGCCGCCTCGGCGTCGAGCCTTGCCGCGGTCTTGCAGAGCGTGAGCAACCCGTGCTCGACGAACCCGAAGTCACCGCCCAACTCCTTCAGCAAGTCGCGGGTGAGGTCGAGGCTGGCGAGGTGCATCCGCGCAAGCACCGGGGACGCACGCTCCACATGCGCGGAAGTGGCCGCACGCCAGAAGCGCCAGGCCCAGGCGAGCAGCGCGGGGGAGGGCGGCACGTGGAACCCGAAGGGACTCTCGGGATTTGCGAGCATGCGCAGCCCGTAACCCACCATGCCGGGCGCGGCGAGGGGCTCGAAGTGGCTGGGCACGATCATCCCGAGATTGCCCCAGGAGCAGTTGTGCTGGTCCCGGGCGCCCCGATCGATCACCGCGACCTCGTGGCCTCGACGCACCATCTCGCGCGCCGAACAAAGGCCCACGATGCCGGCACCGATGACGACGACGCGACTCATGGGTTGGGCCTTGGGGGATTGCTCATGGCGCCCCCAAGCCCCAGCAGAGCGGGTCCTCGGGGTTCAACAACAGGGTGGATTCTCCGGTGACCCAGGCGCGGCCGGCGATGGTGGGAAGCCAACCGTTCGGTCCGCGACGCACCTTGGCCTCGAACACGCTTCCGGTCACGCTCTCCTGCCGCCACACCTCCCCTTCGGCCAGCTTCCCATCCTGGGCGAGGCAGGCGACCTTCGCGCTGGTGCCGGTGCCGCAGGGCGAGCGGTCGTAGGCCATCCCCGGGCAGAGAACGAAGTTGCGCGAGTCCACGCCCGGCGTGTCGGACTCGGTGTACAGCTCGACGTGGTCGATCTCCGCTCCACCCTCGCCGGTGATTTCCGCGCGCTCCAGCGCCGCCCGGATGCGCGTGGTGAACGCGGTCAACGAGCCGACGTGCTCTAGCGCGATGGGCCGTTCCCCCGCGGAGGCGAGGAAGAACCAGTTGCCGCCGTACGCCACGTCGCCCACCACATGCTCGCCCCCGTCGAGGTGGACGCCCACGTCCTTCACCGTGCGGTAGCTGGCCACGTTGTCGAACGCCACGGCCCCGTCGGGGCGCAACGTCGCCTCGACCAGCCCCACGGGCGTGTCCAAGCGGACCGTGCCTTCGCGCACGCGCCCCAAGTGCCGCAAGGTCTCGACCACGCCGATGGTCCCGTGCCCGCACATCCCGAGCATCCCCACGTTGTTGAAGAACACGACCCCCGCGTCGGAACCTTCCCGCTCCGGCGGGGTGAGGAGGGCGCCCACCAGCACGTCGGAACCCCGCGGTTCGTTCACGATCGCGGAGCGAAACTGGTCGAAGCGCAAGGCGAAGTCGGTGCGCCGCTCGGCCATCGTCGATCCGGCGAGCGCCGGTCCGCCGTCGAGGACGACCCGGGTCGGCTCCCCGCCAGTGTGCGAATCGATGACGCGAACGCGAGTGGGCTCAGCCATGGACCAGCGACTTCCGCTCTCGGGCCTTGCGGATGATCCCGAGTACGCGCTCGCGCTCCTCGCCGGCCAGCGGCATGCGCGGCAGGCGCACCCATTCGGAGCCAAGCCCCGCCTCCTGGATGGCGAGCTTGATGTTCTGCACGAACTTGGTCCCCACGTCGAGGTGCATCACGGGCGTGTACCACCGGTAGAGCGCGCGGGCCGCCTCGATGTTTCCCGAAACGGCGTACTCCCAGAAGCGCTGGTTCTCCTCGGGAAACGCCAGGCCGATGCCTGCGATCCAGCCCTTCGCGCCTAGCACGACGCACTCGAGCGCGAGGTCGTCCACCCCCGCAAACAGCGTGTAGCGATCGCCCACGGTGTTGGCGAGATCCGTGAAGCGCCTCGTGTCCCCGGAGGACTCTTTGATGGCGACGAGGTTCTCCTGCGAGGCGAGGTCCGCGAACATCTCGGGCGTCAGGTCCACCAGGTAGGCGAGCGGGTTGTTGTAGACGATGATCGGAAGACCCGTCGAGCGCGCGACTTGGAGGAAGTGGTTCTTCGCCTCCTCGCCTTCGGCGCGGTAGGCCATGGCGGGCATCACCATGAGCCCCTGGGCGCCGAGCTCTTCCATCCGGCGGGCCGTGCGGCACGCGGCGGCGGTGGACAGTTCGGAGACGCCGCTGAGCACCGGGACGCGCCCATTGGCCGTGGAAAGGGCGACCCGCATCACCTCGAGCTTCTCTTCGAAGTCGAGCGTGTTGCTCTCCCCGAGCGAGCCGAGCATCACGAGCCCGGAGACCCCTGCCCCGATCATCCGATCGATGTGGCGCGCCGTCGCCTCGAGGTCGAGATCTCCGTTTTCGTGGAACTGGGTCGTCATCGCGGGGAACACCCCGCTCCAATCGCATCGCATGGGGGGATTATCCCACGCCGACGGCGCGAAAACGGTCCCGGTACACTTGCGCCGCGCGGAGAGATGGCAGAGTGGTCGATTGCGGCGGTCTTGAAAACCGCTAAGGTGAAAGCCTTCGGGAGTTCGAATCTCCCTCTCTCCGCCAGCTCGCTGGCGGCGGGAGGGCGATGAGAAGCCTGCCCTGAGCGAGCGAAGCGAGTCGAACGGGAATCTCCCTCTCTCCGCCACCCGTTCTCGGGTAGACATGCGACGGAGGTGGAACACATGTTCACTCGCTTGTCCATCACATGGATCCTCGCGTGTGCGGCCCTTGCCGCGAGCGCCGACACCGTCAGCTTGACCCTGAAGAGCAACGGCGCCATCGTCCCAGGTGAAAGCCAGTTCGCCAGCCTCGGGCGCGCGAACACCATCGACTGCTTCTCGTTCGACCTCAAGGCAGCCCTTGCAACGAGCGCGGCAAGCGGAATCGCCACCGGGCGACGCAACTATGCACCGATCAAATTCGTGAAACGAATCGACAAAGCGTCGGTGATGATCTGGAAGGCGCTCACCCAAAACGAGATGATCGACGCGACCTTCAACTTCTACCGCCCCAACCCCAACGGTGGCGAACAGTTGTATTACACAGTCCGCCTCACCCAAGCGCGCGTCACCGGCTTTCACCAGTTCACCCCTCAAGCCTCAGACCCCAAGAACATCGGGTTTGCGGTTTGGGAGGAAGTCGAAATCACCTTCGGCGCGATTGTCTGCGAATACGTCGGAGGCATCCAACATCAGGACTCGCTTCGCAGCGGCGGCCCACCGCTCGGCCGAGTTCCCCCGCCCGGCGTGACGGTTCACCCCCACCCCAAACCTGATCGCTCATGAAACTCCGCCCCGCTTGCCTCATCCTCGCCGCAGCGTCGTTCGATTCCGCCTGCGCCTCCTCCCAGATCGTCGAAATCCGACTCTTCGACGGGGAAACGCTCACTGGCAAGTTGGACCTTCCCGACACCTCGGGGCCGGTGAAGGAAGTGGTGGTCTTCATCCACGGCACGGGGCCGGGAACCTATCTCGACCGGCGCAAGATCTCGACCAAGGAGTTCAACTACTTCGACCTCTTCGAGACCGAATTCAACAAGCGGGGCATCGGGTTCTTCTCGTACAGCAAACGCGGGGTGACCCTGGGCACCGAGCCGCCCACCTTCGAAACCATCGATCGGGTGAAGTTCGCCAAAGTCGTTCCCAGCGTCGAGGTCAAGGACATCGCCTCCGTCGTCTCGTTCCTCAAAGGGCGCGACCGCCTCGCCCAAGCCAAAATCGTCCTTCTGGGATGGAGCGAAGGAACGATCCTCGCGGCGATGGCCGCCGAGAACCCCAAGTCCGGGATCGACGCGTTGTTGCTCGCGGGCTACGCGAACGAGAATCTCTACGACGTGATCCAGTGGCAGTACTCAGGCGCGTCGAGCATGCTGAACCTCTCGCCGATCTTCGATGCCGACGGCAATGGGGCGATCTCGAACGACGAGTATGCGTCGACCGACGAGAAGATCGCGGGATACCGCAAGGCCGCGCTGGGGGACGCGAAATTCGAGCAGCTCGACGTGGACAAGGATGGCGCCCTCACAACTGCCGACTTCCGACTGATCGTCGCCGGCCGCTACAAAGCCCTCCTCGACGCGGTTCAAAGAGACGACGACGCCTGGGTCTGGGACAACTTCTTCCACGTTTCCGTCGCCTGGCTCAAGGAGCACTTCGCGCTCGAGGCCAACAAGACGCGCCTCCTGAAACTCGACCTGCCGATCTCCATCTTCCATGGCGAGCGGGATGCAAACTGCCCCGCCGCAGGGGTGGCGGACATCAGGCGCCGTTTCGAAGTCGCCGGCAAACACAACCTCGAGACCCATCTGTTTGCCGAGCACAACCACGACCTGAACTACCTCGACACCGTCTTCAAGGAGCGGATCCCGGCTGGAATTGCAGCGATCTTCGACGAAGCCGAGAAGCTCGCGCGGGAAGCACGGCCGGGCGGCTAGGCCCCCTGGGAGAGAACGAGTCCTCCGCTGCTGCAAACAGGGTGTTCAGGCTGCGGGTGCTCATCGTGTGCCACGCCCGCCGGACGGGCGTGAGTTCCATTTCGGGGCTGAGCTTCTGAGCACGCCCGTCAAGCGGGCGTGGCACCCCGTGTACCCCGGACACCTCGGACACCCCGGACACCCCGGACACCCCGGACACCCCGGACACCCCGGACACCCCGGACACCCCGGACACCCCGGACACTCCGGACACCCCGGACATCCCGGACACTCCGGACACCCCGGGCACCCCGGGCACCCCGGCAACCCACGGTTGACACCACTCGGCATCTTCCCAGAGGGCTTGTATACTCGCGTGATGCTACGTTGGGTGCGCGCCTTCGGCTTTCTCGCCCTGTTGGGAACGTGCGTCTCGTGCGGCGGTTCGGGCTCTTCTTCTTCGTCGGGGGGCGTCGTCGCGATCCGGGGGGTCGTCCTCGCGAGGGGACTGGTCCAACCCGTTCTCTACGCAGCGAACCCCGCCGATCCGTCGCTCGCTTATGTGCTCGAGCGCACCGGACGGATCCGCTTGCTCGTGAACGACACCCTCCAGCCCACCCCGGTGCTGGACATCACGGGCCTCGTCGTCACGGCGGGCGAGTGCGGCCTGTTCGGCATCGCGTTCGACCCCGATTTCGCGTCCAACCAGTTCGTCTACCTGCATTACAACGCCGGCTCGCCGACCGAAACGAGGATCGTTCGGTACACGATGAACGCCGGCGGCACGTCGCTCGCAAGCCCCTTCCCCATCTTCTCGTTCGTCCAGCCGGCCGCCACCAACCACAAGGGCGGATCGATCGCCTTCGACACGAGCGGCATGCTGATCCTCATGACCGGAGACGGGGGCCCCGGCAACGACCCGAACAACGAAGCACAAACGCCCACCAGCTACCTCGGCAAGATCCTGAGGCTCGATGTCACAGGCGACGACTTCCCCGCGGATCCCGACCAGAACTACCGCGTGCCTTCGGACAACCCCTGGGTTGGCACACCGGGCGTCAACGCCGAGATCTGGGCCTTCGGTCTGCGCAACCCGTTCCGCTGGACCGTCGATCCCGTGACAGGCGGGTTCCTGATCGCCGACGTCGGGCAGGATGCGTACGAGGAGGTGAACTTCGAGCCCATGGGTCGCGGCGGGAGGAACTACGGGTGGCGCCAACGGGAAGGACGTCATGACACAAACAACGCGGGCCCCGCGTTCTCGACCCCCTCCACCGACCCGTTCTTCGAGTACGGCCACGGGTTCGGTGAATCGATCACCGGGGGATTCGTGTACCGGGGAACCGGCCTGGATGCGTCGCTCCAAGGTCGCTACTTCTTCGCCGACTATGTGACGAAACGGGTCGCGTCCGTTCCCTTTTCCCTGACGGGCGCGGGCGAAGCGAAGGCTACAAGCCTCGCCGCAGTCTTGGACCACACTGCGTCCATCAACGCTCCGTTGGGTGCGGAGGCGATCGACGGCCCCGTGTCCCTGACCCCGGACGCAAACGGCGAGATCGTGATCGTGGACCTTCATAGGGGGACCGTGGTCCGGCTGGTGCCCTAGTACAGGAACATCGGCTTGCCCAACATGCTCGCAACCTTCGGGCGGTAGTTCTCGGCATCGTACAGCTCGGCCACGTCGACGGTCTTCTTTCCGGAAAGACCCTCCGCCATCGGCACCACGGTGTACTTGCCCTCCCGAAGGGCCACCATCCGCCCCGATTGGCCGCTCAGCACCAGCTCCGTGGCGAGGTTCGCGTACGAGATCGCGACCATCCGGTCGAGAGCGTCGGGCTCGCCGCTTCGCATCAGGTATGCGAGCTGCTGGTAGATGATGTTCTGGCCCGTCAACGCCTTGATCCGCTCGCCGGCGACTTCGCCGATGCCCCCGAGCTTCCGGTGGCCGTACGCATCCTGCTCGCCGGTTTCGAGCACCTCGCCACCCACCATCTGGGCGCCTTCGGAGATCGTCATGATCGCGTAGCCGCTGGGGTTCTCCTCCTTGTCCTTAAGGAGCAACTCCGACAGCCGCTCCACGTCGAACGGGACTTCGGAGATGATCGCCCGGTCCACGCCGGCCAGGTAGGCGGAGATGAGCGAGGTCTCGCCGGAGTTGCGTCCAAACAGCTCGACGATGCAGATGCGCTCGTGCGAACCGGTGGGCGTGCGCAGGGCCGTGATGAGGTCCACACTGCGCGTCACGGCCGTCGAGAAACCGATGCAGTAATCCGTGCCCGGCACGTCGTTGTCCATCGTCTTGGGCACCGCCACGATCGGGAACCCTTCGCGATCCAGGCGTGCCGAGTAACTCAGCGTGTCGTCGCCCCCGATCGTGACCAGCGCGTCGATCCCGAGGAACTCGAGGTTGCGCAACACGTGGGGCGTGAAGTCCGCCCGGTCGTCGGCGCTCATCGCCTCGTGGTCGCCCCGCCACAGGAACGACGGTATCCGCTCGCTGCTCACCCGCCCCGGATTTGTCCGGGAGGTGTGGAGGAAGGTGCCTCCGCTGCGATCGATCGTGCGGGTGTTCGCCCGGGTCAACGGCAGGACGTACTGATCCTGGCTCCCCTCGTCCTCAGGGTCGAGATGGAGAAGCCCCGCCCA encodes:
- a CDS encoding aldehyde dehydrogenase (NADP(+)), encoding MEIQGTHFVGSHEGVPGGDVFYAIDPQTGEKLDPIFRASEPQAVDQAVALAAEAFDSFRRTSGAERARFLEAIADELEALGDSLLERAQKETALPAARLAGERGRTCGQLRMFAGLLREGSWVDARIDRAQPDRQPVPKPDVRRMRVALGPVAVFGASNFPLAFSVAGGDTASALAAGCPVVVKAHPAHPGTSELAARAILRAANACGLHDGVFSMVHGGAATGRHLVQHPLLEAVAFTGSAAAGRALFDAAAARPRPIPVFAEMGSVNPLFVLESAMEDGVEALATGYAQSLTLGVGQFCTNPGILIGCAGPRFESLLAAVAARLDQAPEGTMLTEGICTNYARGLERMSEFEAVVRRTASGGVQEATRATGALFEVDGETFLANPDLAHEVFGPAGLAVACRDTEEVRDVARSLEGQLTATIHCAATDPQGAELLGILMNKVGRVLWGGFPTGVEVCPSMQHGGPYPATTDPRFTSVGTAAIERFVRPVAYQGVPDALLPPELQDGNPLGISRLEDNRRI
- a CDS encoding FAD-dependent oxidoreductase is translated as MSRVVVIGAGIVGLCSAREMVRRGHEVAVIDRGARDQHNCSWGNLGMIVPSHFEPLAAPGMVGYGLRMLANPESPFGFHVPPSPALLAWAWRFWRAATSAHVERASPVLARMHLASLDLTRDLLKELGGDFGFVEHGLLTLCKTAARLDAEAALAEHGRAFGMTVDVLDRAALREREPGVDMDVVGAVHYRNDAHLEPGLLTEALVKDLEARGVCFHWSTDALGFEQDGSDVRAVRTSAGIVEGDRFVVAGGVESEGLAAELGVRIPLVGGKGYTMTVEDPPQLPKASVILAEARVAATPMRGAFRIGGTMEIGAGDLSVSHRRVAGIRRSFCDYFPAFSEATFAGVPVWAGRRPLTPDGLPCLGVAPRFSNCAIACGHAMMGFSLGAVSGRLVAQLLEGEPHAVPLDLFGPDRFG
- a CDS encoding proline racemase family protein encodes the protein MAEPTRVRVIDSHTGGEPTRVVLDGGPALAGSTMAERRTDFALRFDQFRSAIVNEPRGSDVLVGALLTPPEREGSDAGVVFFNNVGMLGMCGHGTIGVVETLRHLGRVREGTVRLDTPVGLVEATLRPDGAVAFDNVASYRTVKDVGVHLDGGEHVVGDVAYGGNWFFLASAGERPIALEHVGSLTAFTTRIRAALERAEITGEGGAEIDHVELYTESDTPGVDSRNFVLCPGMAYDRSPCGTGTSAKVACLAQDGKLAEGEVWRQESVTGSVFEAKVRRGPNGWLPTIAGRAWVTGESTLLLNPEDPLCWGLGAP
- a CDS encoding dihydrodipicolinate synthase family protein — translated: MRCDWSGVFPAMTTQFHENGDLDLEATARHIDRMIGAGVSGLVMLGSLGESNTLDFEEKLEVMRVALSTANGRVPVLSGVSELSTAAACRTARRMEELGAQGLMVMPAMAYRAEGEEAKNHFLQVARSTGLPIIVYNNPLAYLVDLTPEMFADLASQENLVAIKESSGDTRRFTDLANTVGDRYTLFAGVDDLALECVVLGAKGWIAGIGLAFPEENQRFWEYAVSGNIEAARALYRWYTPVMHLDVGTKFVQNIKLAIQEAGLGSEWVRLPRMPLAGEERERVLGIIRKARERKSLVHG
- the hcp gene encoding type VI secretion system tube protein Hcp, coding for MFTRLSITWILACAALAASADTVSLTLKSNGAIVPGESQFASLGRANTIDCFSFDLKAALATSAASGIATGRRNYAPIKFVKRIDKASVMIWKALTQNEMIDATFNFYRPNPNGGEQLYYTVRLTQARVTGFHQFTPQASDPKNIGFAVWEEVEITFGAIVCEYVGGIQHQDSLRSGGPPLGRVPPPGVTVHPHPKPDRS
- a CDS encoding alpha/beta fold hydrolase, coding for MKLRPACLILAAASFDSACASSQIVEIRLFDGETLTGKLDLPDTSGPVKEVVVFIHGTGPGTYLDRRKISTKEFNYFDLFETEFNKRGIGFFSYSKRGVTLGTEPPTFETIDRVKFAKVVPSVEVKDIASVVSFLKGRDRLAQAKIVLLGWSEGTILAAMAAENPKSGIDALLLAGYANENLYDVIQWQYSGASSMLNLSPIFDADGNGAISNDEYASTDEKIAGYRKAALGDAKFEQLDVDKDGALTTADFRLIVAGRYKALLDAVQRDDDAWVWDNFFHVSVAWLKEHFALEANKTRLLKLDLPISIFHGERDANCPAAGVADIRRRFEVAGKHNLETHLFAEHNHDLNYLDTVFKERIPAGIAAIFDEAEKLAREARPGG
- a CDS encoding PQQ-dependent sugar dehydrogenase, translating into MLRWVRAFGFLALLGTCVSCGGSGSSSSSGGVVAIRGVVLARGLVQPVLYAANPADPSLAYVLERTGRIRLLVNDTLQPTPVLDITGLVVTAGECGLFGIAFDPDFASNQFVYLHYNAGSPTETRIVRYTMNAGGTSLASPFPIFSFVQPAATNHKGGSIAFDTSGMLILMTGDGGPGNDPNNEAQTPTSYLGKILRLDVTGDDFPADPDQNYRVPSDNPWVGTPGVNAEIWAFGLRNPFRWTVDPVTGGFLIADVGQDAYEEVNFEPMGRGGRNYGWRQREGRHDTNNAGPAFSTPSTDPFFEYGHGFGESITGGFVYRGTGLDASLQGRYFFADYVTKRVASVPFSLTGAGEAKATSLAAVLDHTASINAPLGAEAIDGPVSLTPDANGEIVIVDLHRGTVVRLVP
- a CDS encoding 6-phosphofructokinase codes for the protein MITADLGSGAVAGRFHRRDDLAETWEQQIESMKKRIGILTGGGDVPGLNPCIKAVVSRATAAGHEVLGIRRGWAGLLHLDPEDEGSQDQYVLPLTRANTRTIDRSGGTFLHTSRTNPGRVSSERIPSFLWRGDHEAMSADDRADFTPHVLRNLEFLGIDALVTIGGDDTLSYSARLDREGFPIVAVPKTMDNDVPGTDYCIGFSTAVTRSVDLITALRTPTGSHERICIVELFGRNSGETSLISAYLAGVDRAIISEVPFDVERLSELLLKDKEENPSGYAIMTISEGAQMVGGEVLETGEQDAYGHRKLGGIGEVAGERIKALTGQNIIYQQLAYLMRSGEPDALDRMVAISYANLATELVLSGQSGRMVALREGKYTVVPMAEGLSGKKTVDVAELYDAENYRPKVASMLGKPMFLY